A region from the Caldicellulosiruptor naganoensis genome encodes:
- a CDS encoding NADH-dependent [FeFe] hydrogenase, group A6, translated as MEMVNITIDGKKLQVPKDYTVLQAAREAGVEIPTLCYLKGINEIGACRMCVVEIKGARSLQAACVYPVSEGMEVITNSERVRRARKVNLELILSNHDRSCLTCVRSGNCELQKLAEDLNVKQIRYEGENIRRPLDDFSPSIVRDPNKCVLCKRCINVCRNVQEVGVINANYRGFRTVVSTAFDRSLNDVACTMCGQCIQACPVGALREKDSTEIVWKALADKNKYVVVQTAPAVRVALGEEFGLPIGTRVTGKMVTALKMLGFDKVFDTVTGADLTIMEEGTELINRIKNGGKLPLITSCSPGWIKFCEHYFPEFLDNLSTCKSPHEMFGAILKTYYAQKMGIDPANMFVVSIMPCTAKKFEAQREELAASGYPDVDAVLTTRELARMIKEAGIDFVNLPDSHFDDPLGDITGAGVIFGTTGGVMEAALRTVYEILTGKPLENVEITQVRGLEGIREAEIDVGTMKIKAAVAHGLANAKKLLEMVKNGEKEYHFIEIMACPGGCIMGGGQPIVPAKVREKIDVARLRASAIYDEDRSLPIRKSHENPTIKRLYDEFLGHPNSEKAHHILHTHYKRRPLY; from the coding sequence ATGGAGATGGTGAATATAACAATTGATGGCAAAAAACTTCAGGTACCAAAAGACTACACTGTTCTGCAGGCAGCACGTGAAGCAGGAGTTGAAATTCCAACACTTTGTTACTTAAAAGGTATAAATGAGATTGGCGCTTGCAGGATGTGTGTGGTTGAAATAAAAGGTGCAAGGAGCTTGCAAGCAGCTTGTGTTTATCCTGTGTCAGAAGGTATGGAGGTTATCACAAACAGTGAAAGAGTGAGAAGAGCAAGAAAGGTTAACCTCGAGCTGATTTTGTCCAACCACGACAGAAGCTGCTTGACATGTGTAAGAAGTGGTAATTGTGAACTTCAAAAACTTGCTGAAGATTTGAATGTCAAGCAGATAAGATATGAAGGTGAAAATATAAGACGGCCTCTTGATGACTTTTCACCTTCAATTGTTAGAGATCCAAACAAGTGTGTGCTTTGTAAAAGATGTATTAATGTATGTAGAAATGTCCAAGAAGTTGGTGTTATAAATGCAAACTATAGAGGTTTTAGAACAGTTGTCTCAACAGCGTTTGACAGAAGTTTGAATGATGTTGCATGTACAATGTGTGGTCAGTGTATTCAAGCTTGCCCAGTTGGGGCACTTCGTGAAAAGGATTCTACTGAGATTGTATGGAAGGCTTTGGCTGATAAGAACAAATATGTTGTTGTTCAAACAGCACCAGCTGTGAGAGTTGCACTTGGTGAAGAATTTGGTCTTCCAATTGGTACTCGTGTGACAGGTAAGATGGTAACAGCTCTTAAGATGCTTGGATTTGACAAGGTATTTGACACAGTTACAGGTGCAGACCTTACAATTATGGAAGAAGGTACAGAGCTTATCAATAGAATCAAAAATGGTGGGAAACTTCCGCTTATTACTTCATGCTCACCTGGATGGATAAAATTCTGTGAACACTACTTTCCAGAATTCTTAGACAATTTATCAACTTGCAAATCTCCACATGAGATGTTTGGAGCAATCTTGAAGACATATTATGCACAGAAGATGGGAATTGACCCTGCTAATATGTTTGTAGTTTCCATAATGCCATGCACAGCTAAAAAGTTTGAAGCGCAGAGAGAAGAACTTGCAGCAAGTGGGTATCCTGATGTAGATGCTGTGCTGACAACAAGAGAGCTTGCAAGGATGATAAAGGAAGCAGGAATAGATTTTGTGAACCTTCCAGACAGTCATTTTGATGATCCATTGGGTGACATAACAGGTGCAGGTGTCATCTTTGGCACAACAGGTGGTGTAATGGAAGCAGCACTCAGAACAGTATACGAGATTTTGACAGGGAAGCCACTTGAAAATGTAGAGATTACACAGGTTCGTGGTTTGGAAGGAATAAGAGAGGCAGAAATTGATGTTGGCACAATGAAGATAAAGGCTGCTGTTGCACATGGACTTGCTAATGCAAAGAAACTGCTTGAGATGGTTAAGAATGGAGAAAAGGAGTATCACTTTATTGAAATCATGGCATGTCCTGGTGGTTGTATAATGGGCGGTGGCCAGCCAATTGTCCCAGCAAAGGTAAGAGAAAAAATAGATGTTGCAAGGCTCAGAGCAAGTGCTATATATGACGAGGATAGATCACTGCCAATAAGAAAGTCTCATGAAAATCCAACTATTAAGAGACTATATGATGAATTCTTAGGACATCCAAATAGTGAAAAAGCCCATCATATACTTCATACTCACTACAAGAGAAGACCATTATATTAA